In Geotrypetes seraphini chromosome 4, aGeoSer1.1, whole genome shotgun sequence, a single window of DNA contains:
- the LOC117359879 gene encoding proton channel OTOP2-like: protein MTPRKMSSILLSSASLGSFHEDKAQEISCSRDSVLSALRTGGQSLSDVESCQDTAAPRTTSLLSLLYFILASFFGSAILLAEMQHHSPQSLKAHAFLIVLMLTSSAWMLWFGWHSAKNKKVKMYQDHQAGASWLKGGLFLFALATLVLDCLTLGYYHELQHCTTVLITVFPVVQALFTIIQVSLLSFYAKICIQDKQHFNRFGLMHTLATNILMWMSVVLDESMKQLEEIYDTHKKESLKPQHSPNSNTSNCVCTTNLCHIFHEGADYLYPFNIEFSLFSSTMLYVIWKNAGQTACTAESRGHSKGSFHISGVFIGLIFGALAISATFGVLISFGVLAKSPETVPQALQTYYIFSSILLSTMFIASVTGIVAYRFKKGSSCADNSKSVVRSLDITLLLGSSCGPLMVSIFSLVAIFFLHIDGHFHPLDLSFSLCKTIQVLGQNIFITEALYSGHSKRHHGMAREWVFSISEEPANECLRTTVSNTSECNSSYSSPANESNLQMKNLVDLEKSDQKNLLPGSSVSDISLKEHFCTHEGKGKTLSTRKKILQNIAVLLIFYNISVWILNAYGTRPHLVSQIEQTFYGFTLWVIIVKISLPLGIFYRMHSVASLFEVYCKTC, encoded by the exons ATGACCCCCAGGAAAATGAGCTCAATCCTTTTGAGCTCCGCCTCTCTCGGTTCTTTCCATGAGGACAAAGCCCAAGAAATCTCTTGCTCGCGGGATTCCGTGCTGTCAGCGCTGCGCACCGGCGGCCAGTCATTGAGCGACGTTGAAAGCTGTCAGGACACCGCAGCCCCTCGGACTACCTCCCTGCTGTCTCTGCTGTATTTTATCCTTGCCTCTTTCTTTGGCAGTGCCATCCTGCTGGCAGAGATGCAGCATCACAGCCCACAGAGCCTAAAGGCTCACGCCTTCCTGATTGTGCTCATGCTAACCTCCTctgcctggatgctctggtttgGATGGCATTCAGCTAAGAATAAGAAAGTGAAAATGTACCAGGACCATCAGGCTGGGGCCAGCTGGTTAAAAG GTGGACTGTTTCTTTTTGCGCTGGCCACACTGGTGCTGGactgtctgacccttggatattACCATGAGCTTCAGCACTGCACCACCGTGCTCATCACTGTTTTCCCTGTCGTTCAGGCCTTGTTTACCATCATACAG GTGTCCTTGCTTTCATTTTATGCCAAAATCTGTATCCAGGACAAGCAGCATTTCAACAG GTTTGGGTTGATGCACACTTTAGCTACAAATATTCTTATGTGGATGAGTGTGGTACTAGATGAATCCATGAAACAGCTGGAAGAGATATACGATACTCATAAGAAAGAAAGTCTGAAACCCCAACACA GTCCTAATTCAAACACAAGTAATTGTGTTTGCACTACGAACCTTTGCCACATATTCCATGAAGGAGCTGATTATTTGTACCCATTCAATATAGAGTTCAGTCTCTTTTCTTCTACTATGCTGTACGTTATATGGAAGAATGCTGGACAAACCGCGTGTACTGCTGAATCCAGAGGACACAGCAAGGGCAGCTTCCATATCAGCGGGGTCTTTATTGGTCTGATTTTTGGAGCGCTTGCCATTTCAGCAACCTTTGGCGTGCTAATCTCTTTCGGTGTGCTTGCCAAATCACCAGAAACTGTTCCTCAGGCATTGCAGACCTACTATATCTTCAGCTCCATACTGCTTTCTACTATGTTCATTGCTTCTGTGACTGGCATTGTTGCATACAGGTTCAAGAAAGGGTCGTCGTGTGCTGATAATTCCAAAAGCGTGGTCAGAAGTCTGGATATAACCCTTCTGTTGGGGAGCTCCTGTGGGCCCTTAATGGTGTCGATTTTCTCCTTGGTGGCCATCTTCTTCTTGCATATTGATGGTCATTTCCATCCCTTggacctctccttctctctttgcAAAACCATCCAAGTACTAGGACAAAATATTTTCATAACTGAAGCTCTGTATTCTGGACATAGTAAGAGGCATCATGGCATGGCCAGGGAATGGGTCTTCTCCATCTCCGAAGAGCCAGCCAACGAATGTTTACGGACTACAGTGAGCAACACGTCTGAGTGCAACAGCAGTTACTCCAGCCCGGCCAATGAGAGCAATCTGCAGATGAAAAATTTAGTGGACCTAGAAAAAAGTGACCAGAAGAACTTGCTACCCGGGAGCAGCGTTTCTGACATTTCTCTGAAAGAGCACTTCTGCACgcatgaaggaaaagggaaaaCCCTCAGTACTCGGAAAAAGATATTGCAAAACATTGCAGTTCTCTTAATTTTCTACAACATATCT GTGTGGATCCTCAATGCCTATGGGACTCGTCCACATTTGGTGAGCCAGATAGAGCAGACCTTCTACGGTTTTACCCTCTGGGTTATTATTGTAAAAATTTCCCTCCCATTGGGAATATTCTACCGCATGCATTCTGTTGCCAGTTTATTTGAAGTTTACTGTAAAACCTGTTGA